In Musa acuminata AAA Group cultivar baxijiao chromosome BXJ2-3, Cavendish_Baxijiao_AAA, whole genome shotgun sequence, the following proteins share a genomic window:
- the LOC135607064 gene encoding uncharacterized protein LOC135607064, producing the protein MTTLIGAVVDMKIFAEHLLLHLEDNNCTSIFVCIVNNLNNYCLKCSPFSYSSVKMTSIDIVADIILVCLLICEDFEKGAYFKFSAMKVQVKLLNKWHIMPSSLVNSLALTADMVKSEENLPKF; encoded by the coding sequence ATGACAACTCTGATTGGCGCAGTAGTTGACATGAAGATCTTCGCAGAGCATTTGCTTTTACATCTTGAAGACAATAACTGTACAAGCATATTTGTATGTATAGTAAATAATCTTAATAATTACTGCCTTAAATGTTCTccattttcttattcttctgtaAAAATGACTTCAATTGATATCGTAGCTGACATCATTCTAGTCTGTTTGTTGATTTGTGAAGATTTTGAGAAAGgtgcatattttaaattttcagcCATGAAGGTTCAAGTGAAGTTGTTAAATAAATGGCATATTATGCCATCTTCTTTAGTCAATTCTTTAGCTTTAACAGCTGATATGGTAAAGTCAGAGGAAAATTTACCAAAGTTCTGA
- the LOC103977569 gene encoding SUPPRESSOR OF GAMMA RESPONSE 1 isoform X1 encodes MSSPSWLIDSKRIATKIKNASATVDPSKVKWISNPTKACPRCNHVIDNSDVVQEWPGLPKGVKFDPSDQELISHLMAKVGTGDAKPHPFINEFILTVEEEDGICYTHPKKLPGVKQDGSVSHFFHRTFKAYNIGTRKRRKINTDDLVDVRWHKTGKTKPVIVDGRHLGCKKIMVLYMSTTKGEKPEKTNWVMHQYHLGTGEDEKDGEYVVSKIFYQQQSKPGEKNGQDLGDKNGQNLTMEIDHNVVTELDPAPGAVPGSPEQNSGDKQDHVERLEVISGQSNVHHSGDEEHHVHLEGDKPDDQGEHPTEDTKWWEGESQYLLDSQQLAEGIAICEEFLQSQSSCAGEEVKKSNLCLSDYAAMGAEALKMDLEECQNLDSTDHANIELDTPPDFRLSQLEFGSQDSFLAWPGSKLAD; translated from the exons ATGAGCAG CCCATCTTGGTTAATTGACAGTAAAAGAATCGCGACAAAGATTAAAAATGCCTCTGCTACAGTGGACCCGAGCAAAGTCAAATGGATAAGCAACCCAACTAAAGCTTGTCCTAGATGCAACCATGTCATAGATAACAGTGAT GTTGTCCAGGAATGGCCAGGGTTGCCCAAAGGTGTGAAATTTGATCCATCCGACCAAGAGTTGATATCACATTTGATGGCAAAAGTTGGGACAGGTGATGCAAAACCACATCCTTTCATTAATGAATTCATTCTAACTGTTGAGGAAGAAGATGGAATATGCTACACTCATCCTAAGAAGCTGCCAG GTGTCAAGCAGGATGGAAGTGTGTCTCACTTTTTTCATAGGACTTTCAAGGCATACAATATTGGAACAAGGAAAAGGCGGAAGATAAacactgatgatcttgtagatgtTCGCTGGCATAAGACTGGCAAGACAAAACCAGTAATTGTGGATGGGAGACACCTTGGATGCAAGAAGATAATGGTTTTGTATATGAGCACAACAAAGGGTGAAAAACCTGAGAAAACAAATTGGGTAATGCACCAATACCATTTGGGCACAGGGGAAGATGAGAAGGATGGTGAATATGTTGTGTCTAAAATATTCTATCAGCAGCAGTCCAAGCCAGGTGAAAAAAATGGACAAGATCTAGGTGATAAAAATGGACAAAATCTCACCATGGAGATAGACCACAATGTTGTTACTGAGCTAGACCCTGCTCCAGGTGCTGTACCAGGTTCTCCTGAACAGAATTCCGGTGATAAGCAAGACCATGTTGAGAGACTTGAAGTGATATCTGGTCAG TCAAatgttcatcattctggagatgaagagcatcatgtgcaTCTTGAGGGTGATAAGCCTGATGATCAAGGTGAGCATCCAACAGAGGATACAAAATGGTGGGAAGGTGAATCGCAGTACCTGCTGGACTCTCAGCAGCTAGCAGAGGGGATTGCTATTTGCGAGGAGTTTCTTCAGAGTCAATCTTCCTGTGCTGGTGAAGAAGTAAAAAAGAGCAATCTATGCTTATCTGATTATGCTGCCATGGGTGCAGAAGCCTTGAAAATGGACTTGGAAGAATGTCAAAATTTAGACAGCACTGACCATGCTAACATTGAACTTGATACTCCTCCAGATTTCCGGCTGAGCCAACTT GAATTTGGATCGCAAGATAGCTTTCTAGCATGGCCTGGTAGTAAACTTGCAGACTGA
- the LOC103977569 gene encoding SUPPRESSOR OF GAMMA RESPONSE 1 isoform X2: MAKVGTGDAKPHPFINEFILTVEEEDGICYTHPKKLPGVKQDGSVSHFFHRTFKAYNIGTRKRRKINTDDLVDVRWHKTGKTKPVIVDGRHLGCKKIMVLYMSTTKGEKPEKTNWVMHQYHLGTGEDEKDGEYVVSKIFYQQQSKPGEKNGQDLGDKNGQNLTMEIDHNVVTELDPAPGAVPGSPEQNSGDKQDHVERLEVISGQSNVHHSGDEEHHVHLEGDKPDDQGEHPTEDTKWWEGESQYLLDSQQLAEGIAICEEFLQSQSSCAGEEVKKSNLCLSDYAAMGAEALKMDLEECQNLDSTDHANIELDTPPDFRLSQLEFGSQDSFLAWPGSKLAD, from the exons ATGGCAAAAGTTGGGACAGGTGATGCAAAACCACATCCTTTCATTAATGAATTCATTCTAACTGTTGAGGAAGAAGATGGAATATGCTACACTCATCCTAAGAAGCTGCCAG GTGTCAAGCAGGATGGAAGTGTGTCTCACTTTTTTCATAGGACTTTCAAGGCATACAATATTGGAACAAGGAAAAGGCGGAAGATAAacactgatgatcttgtagatgtTCGCTGGCATAAGACTGGCAAGACAAAACCAGTAATTGTGGATGGGAGACACCTTGGATGCAAGAAGATAATGGTTTTGTATATGAGCACAACAAAGGGTGAAAAACCTGAGAAAACAAATTGGGTAATGCACCAATACCATTTGGGCACAGGGGAAGATGAGAAGGATGGTGAATATGTTGTGTCTAAAATATTCTATCAGCAGCAGTCCAAGCCAGGTGAAAAAAATGGACAAGATCTAGGTGATAAAAATGGACAAAATCTCACCATGGAGATAGACCACAATGTTGTTACTGAGCTAGACCCTGCTCCAGGTGCTGTACCAGGTTCTCCTGAACAGAATTCCGGTGATAAGCAAGACCATGTTGAGAGACTTGAAGTGATATCTGGTCAG TCAAatgttcatcattctggagatgaagagcatcatgtgcaTCTTGAGGGTGATAAGCCTGATGATCAAGGTGAGCATCCAACAGAGGATACAAAATGGTGGGAAGGTGAATCGCAGTACCTGCTGGACTCTCAGCAGCTAGCAGAGGGGATTGCTATTTGCGAGGAGTTTCTTCAGAGTCAATCTTCCTGTGCTGGTGAAGAAGTAAAAAAGAGCAATCTATGCTTATCTGATTATGCTGCCATGGGTGCAGAAGCCTTGAAAATGGACTTGGAAGAATGTCAAAATTTAGACAGCACTGACCATGCTAACATTGAACTTGATACTCCTCCAGATTTCCGGCTGAGCCAACTT GAATTTGGATCGCAAGATAGCTTTCTAGCATGGCCTGGTAGTAAACTTGCAGACTGA
- the LOC103977570 gene encoding uncharacterized protein LOC103977570, which yields MNTDIAAAVKPEYPVVDRNPPFTKTVANFNTLDYLRLLTITGVSVTVGYLSGIKPNVRGPSTVTGGLIGVLGGFMYAYQNSAGRLMGFFPNDDEVARYK from the exons ATGAACACGGATATAGCGGCTGCGGTGAAGCCGGAGTACCCGGTGGTCGACCGGAACCCTCCCTTCACCAAGACCGTGGCCAACTTCAACACCCTCGACTACCTCCGCCTTCTCACCATAACTGGAGTCTCCGTCACCGTCGGCTACCTCTCCG GGATCAAACCCAACGTCCGAGGCCCGTCCACGGTGACTGGCGGCCTCATTGGCGTCTTGGGAGGCTTTATGTACGCTTACCAGAATTCTGCCGGCCGCCTCATGGGTTTCTTCCCCAACGATGACGAGGTGGCTCGCTACAAGTAG
- the LOC135607065 gene encoding dihydrolipoyllysine-residue acetyltransferase component 4 of pyruvate dehydrogenase complex, chloroplastic-like, with the protein MAASPSTTSVAGAGPLLSFSSSLSSPSRRLLLPLVRRSSGGAGRRAARIPAISAKIREIFMPALSSTMTEGKIVSWVKSEGDRLSKGESVVVVESDKADMDVETFYDGILAAIVVPAGESAPVGAPIGLLAETEDEVPLAKAQAQSQSQSQPAPVTQSPPSPPSVAAPSPPPPPPAPVATPVAVSEGPRKIVATPFAKKLAKQHKVDIGTVVGTGPYGRITPSDIEAAVGIQPKVPVSSPSPAVTPLPQSPAPSADRSAKAPAAALPPIPGSTVVPFTTMQAAVSKNMVESLSVPTFRVGYPVTTNALDALYEKVKPKGVTMTVLLAKAAAMALAKHPVVNASCKDGKSFTYNESINIAVAVAIDGGLITPVLQDADKLDIYLLSQRWKDLLKKSRAKQLQPNEYSSGTFTVSNLGMFGVDRFDAILPPGQGAIMAVGASKPTVVTDADGFFSVKSKMLVNVTADHRIIYGADLAAFLQTFAKIVEDPESLTL; encoded by the exons ATGGCCGCGTCTCCGTCGACCACATCCGTCGCCGGCGCAGGCCCGCTActgtccttctcctcctccctttcctccCCCTCCCGCCGCCTCCTCCTGCCCCTCGTCCGCCGCAGCAGCGGCGGCGCAGGGCGCCGTGCCGCACGGATCCCCGCCATCAGCGCCAAGATCCGGGAGATCTTCATGCCGGCGCTGAGCTCCACTATGACGGAGGGCAAGATCGTGTCCTGGGTGAAGTCCGAGGGCGACCGCCTGTCCAAGGGCGAGAGCGTGGTCGTTGTCGAGTCCGACAAGGCCGACATGGACGTCGAGACCTTCTATGATGGCATTCTTGCCGCCATCGTCGTCCCTGCTGGAGAGTCGGCCCCCGTCGGCGCCCCCATCGGCCTCCTTGCCGAGACCGAGGACGAGGTCCCCCTCGCCAAGGCCCAGGCCCAGTCTCAATCCCAGTCTCAACCCGCACCCGTGACCCAATCCCCTCCTTCTCCTCCCTCCGTTGCCGCCCCTTCTCCTCCACCTCCGCCTCCGGCTCCGGTAGCCACTCCGGTGGCTGTTTCGGAGGGGCCGAGGAAGATCGTGGCCACGCCTTTTGCCAAGAAGCTCGCGAAACAGCACAAGGTGGATATCGGGACCGTGGTCGGGACAGGGCCTTATGGAAGGATCACCCCTTCCGACATCGAGGCCGCGGTTGGAATCCAGCCAAAGGTGCCTGTAAGTTCTCCATCTCCTGCCGTGACTCCACTGCCTCAGTCTCCAGCTCCAAGTGCTGATAGAAGCGCCAAAGCTCCAGCGGCTGCTCTGCCTCCTATTCCTGGCTCCACTGTTGTTCCCTTCACCACGATGCAGGCTGCTGTGTCAAAGAACATGGTGGAGAGCCTCTCGGTGCCGACTTTCCGTGTCGGATATCCTGTGACGACTAATGCGCTTGATGCCCTCTATGAAAAG GTCAAACCCAAGGGTGTCACCATGACCGTGCTATTGGCTAAGGCTGCAGCTATGGCACTTGCAAAGCATCCGGTTGTGAATGCAAGCTGCAAGGATGGAAAGAGTTTTACTTACAATGAGAGCATCAACATTGCAGTTGCTGTGGCGATTGATGGCGGACTGATAACCCCTGTTCTCCAGGATGCAGATAAG TTGGATATTTACTTGCTCTCTCAAAGATGGAAAGATCTGCTAAAGAAGTCTCGTGCTAAGCAGCTTCAACCCAATGAGTACAGCTCAG GAACATTTACTGTCTCCAATTTGGGTATGTTTGGGGTGGACAGATTTGATGCTATTCTTCCACCTGGTCAG GGGGCTATTATGGCAGTTGGAGCTTCAAAGCCCACTGTTGTTACCGATGCTGATGGTTTCTTCTCTGTTAAGAGTAAAATGCTG